Proteins encoded within one genomic window of Calonectris borealis chromosome 1, bCalBor7.hap1.2, whole genome shotgun sequence:
- the POU4F1 gene encoding POU domain, class 4, transcription factor 1 isoform X1, which yields MMSMNSKQPHFAMHPTLPEHKYPSLHSSSEAIRRACLPTPPLQSNIFASLDETLLARAEALAAVDIAVSQGKSHPFKPDATYHTMNSVPCTSTSTVPLAHHHHHHHHHHQALEPGDLLDHITSPSLALMPGGGGGGGGGGGHDGAGGGGGGAGGGGGGGGGGGGGGGLISTSAHPHSHMHGLGHLSHPAAMNMPSGLPHPGLVAAHHGAAGQVASAAAVVGAAGLASICDSDTDPRELEAFAERFKQRRIKLGVTQADVGSALANLKIPGVGSLSQSTICRFESLTLSHNNMIALKPILQAWLEEAEGAQREKMNKPELFNGGEKKRKRTSIAAPEKRSLEAYFAVQPRPSSEKIAAIAEKLDLKKNVVRVWFCNQRQKQKRMKFSATY from the exons ATGATGTCCATGAACAGCAAACAGCCGCATTTTGCCATGCATCCCACCCTACCTGAGCACAAATACCCCTCTCTACACTCCAGCTCGGAAGCAATAAGAAGAGCATGTCTACCAACTCCACCG CTGCAGAGCAATATCTTTGCCAGCCTGGATGAGACCCTGCTGGCGCGGGCCGAGGCTCTGGCCGCCGTCGACATCGCCGTCTCGCAGGGCAAGAGCCACCCCTTCAAGCCGGACGCCACCTACCACACCATGAACAGCGTGCCCTGCACCTCCACTTCCACCGTGCCCCTGgcgcaccaccaccaccaccaccaccaccaccaccaggcgCTGGAGCCCGGCGACCTCCTCGACCACATCACCTCCCCCTCCCTGGCGCTCatgcccggcggcggcggcggcggaggcggcggcggcggccacgacggggcgggcggcggcggcggcggggccggcggcggcggcggcgggggcggcggcggcgggggcggtggcggccTCATCTCCACCTCGGCCCACCCGCACTCGCACATGCACGGCCTGGGCCACCTCTCGCACCCGGCCGCCATGAACATGCCGTCGGGGCTGCCGCACCCGGGGCTGGTGGCCGCGCACCACGGGGCCGCGGGGCAGGTGGcctcggcggcggcggtggtggggGCGGCCGGCTTGGCCTCCATCTGCGACTCGGACACGGACCCGCGGGAGCTGGAGGCCTTCGCCGAGCGCTTCAAGCAGCGCCGCATCAAGCTGGGGGTGACCCAGGCCGACGTGGGCTCGGCGCTGGCCAACCTGAAGATCCCGGGGGTGGGCTCCCTCAGCCAGAGCACCATCTGCCGCTTCGAGTCCCTCACCCTCTCCCACAACAACATGATCGCCCTCAAACCCATCCTGCAGGCCTGGCTGGAGGAGGCCGAGGGCGCCCAGCGGGAAAAAATGAACAAGCCCGAGCTCTTCAACGGGGGCGAGAAGAAGCGCAAGCGGACTTCCATCGCCGCCCCGGAGAAGCGCTCGCTGGAGGCTTACTTCGCCGTCCAGCCCCGGCCCTCCTCCGAGAAGATCGCCGCCATCGCCGAGAAATTGGACCTCAAAAAGAACGTGGTGCGGGTTTGGTTTTGCAACCAGAGACAGAAGCAGAAACGGATGAAATTTTCCGCCACCTACtag
- the POU4F1 gene encoding POU domain, class 4, transcription factor 1 isoform X2, which produces MMSMNSKQPHFAMHPTLPEHKYPSLHSSSEAIRRACLPTPPLQSNIFASLDETLLARAEALAAVDIAVSQGKSHPFKPDATYHTMNSVPCTSTSTVPLAHHHHHHHHHHQALEPGDLLDHITSPSLALSGGGGGGGGLISTSAHPHSHMHGLGHLSHPAAMNMPSGLPHPGLVAAHHGAAGQVASAAAVVGAAGLASICDSDTDPRELEAFAERFKQRRIKLGVTQADVGSALANLKIPGVGSLSQSTICRFESLTLSHNNMIALKPILQAWLEEAEGAQREKMNKPELFNGGEKKRKRTSIAAPEKRSLEAYFAVQPRPSSEKIAAIAEKLDLKKNVVRVWFCNQRQKQKRMKFSATY; this is translated from the exons ATGATGTCCATGAACAGCAAACAGCCGCATTTTGCCATGCATCCCACCCTACCTGAGCACAAATACCCCTCTCTACACTCCAGCTCGGAAGCAATAAGAAGAGCATGTCTACCAACTCCACCG CTGCAGAGCAATATCTTTGCCAGCCTGGATGAGACCCTGCTGGCGCGGGCCGAGGCTCTGGCCGCCGTCGACATCGCCGTCTCGCAGGGCAAGAGCCACCCCTTCAAGCCGGACGCCACCTACCACACCATGAACAGCGTGCCCTGCACCTCCACTTCCACCGTGCCCCTGgcgcaccaccaccaccaccaccaccaccaccaccaggcgCTGGAGCCCGGCGACCTCCTCGACCACATCACCTCCCCCTCCCTGGCGCTCa gcggcggcggcgggggcggtggcggccTCATCTCCACCTCGGCCCACCCGCACTCGCACATGCACGGCCTGGGCCACCTCTCGCACCCGGCCGCCATGAACATGCCGTCGGGGCTGCCGCACCCGGGGCTGGTGGCCGCGCACCACGGGGCCGCGGGGCAGGTGGcctcggcggcggcggtggtggggGCGGCCGGCTTGGCCTCCATCTGCGACTCGGACACGGACCCGCGGGAGCTGGAGGCCTTCGCCGAGCGCTTCAAGCAGCGCCGCATCAAGCTGGGGGTGACCCAGGCCGACGTGGGCTCGGCGCTGGCCAACCTGAAGATCCCGGGGGTGGGCTCCCTCAGCCAGAGCACCATCTGCCGCTTCGAGTCCCTCACCCTCTCCCACAACAACATGATCGCCCTCAAACCCATCCTGCAGGCCTGGCTGGAGGAGGCCGAGGGCGCCCAGCGGGAAAAAATGAACAAGCCCGAGCTCTTCAACGGGGGCGAGAAGAAGCGCAAGCGGACTTCCATCGCCGCCCCGGAGAAGCGCTCGCTGGAGGCTTACTTCGCCGTCCAGCCCCGGCCCTCCTCCGAGAAGATCGCCGCCATCGCCGAGAAATTGGACCTCAAAAAGAACGTGGTGCGGGTTTGGTTTTGCAACCAGAGACAGAAGCAGAAACGGATGAAATTTTCCGCCACCTACtag
- the POU4F1 gene encoding POU domain, class 4, transcription factor 1 isoform X3, producing the protein MMSMNSKQPHFAMHPTLPEHKYPSLHSSSEAIRRACLPTPPLQSNIFASLDETLLARAEALAAVDIAVSQGKSHPFKPDATYHTMNSVPCTSTSTVPLAHHHHHHHHHHQALEPGDLLDHITSPSLALGGGGGGGLISTSAHPHSHMHGLGHLSHPAAMNMPSGLPHPGLVAAHHGAAGQVASAAAVVGAAGLASICDSDTDPRELEAFAERFKQRRIKLGVTQADVGSALANLKIPGVGSLSQSTICRFESLTLSHNNMIALKPILQAWLEEAEGAQREKMNKPELFNGGEKKRKRTSIAAPEKRSLEAYFAVQPRPSSEKIAAIAEKLDLKKNVVRVWFCNQRQKQKRMKFSATY; encoded by the exons ATGATGTCCATGAACAGCAAACAGCCGCATTTTGCCATGCATCCCACCCTACCTGAGCACAAATACCCCTCTCTACACTCCAGCTCGGAAGCAATAAGAAGAGCATGTCTACCAACTCCACCG CTGCAGAGCAATATCTTTGCCAGCCTGGATGAGACCCTGCTGGCGCGGGCCGAGGCTCTGGCCGCCGTCGACATCGCCGTCTCGCAGGGCAAGAGCCACCCCTTCAAGCCGGACGCCACCTACCACACCATGAACAGCGTGCCCTGCACCTCCACTTCCACCGTGCCCCTGgcgcaccaccaccaccaccaccaccaccaccaccaggcgCTGGAGCCCGGCGACCTCCTCGACCACATCACCTCCCCCTCCCTGGCGCT cggcggcgggggcggtggcggccTCATCTCCACCTCGGCCCACCCGCACTCGCACATGCACGGCCTGGGCCACCTCTCGCACCCGGCCGCCATGAACATGCCGTCGGGGCTGCCGCACCCGGGGCTGGTGGCCGCGCACCACGGGGCCGCGGGGCAGGTGGcctcggcggcggcggtggtggggGCGGCCGGCTTGGCCTCCATCTGCGACTCGGACACGGACCCGCGGGAGCTGGAGGCCTTCGCCGAGCGCTTCAAGCAGCGCCGCATCAAGCTGGGGGTGACCCAGGCCGACGTGGGCTCGGCGCTGGCCAACCTGAAGATCCCGGGGGTGGGCTCCCTCAGCCAGAGCACCATCTGCCGCTTCGAGTCCCTCACCCTCTCCCACAACAACATGATCGCCCTCAAACCCATCCTGCAGGCCTGGCTGGAGGAGGCCGAGGGCGCCCAGCGGGAAAAAATGAACAAGCCCGAGCTCTTCAACGGGGGCGAGAAGAAGCGCAAGCGGACTTCCATCGCCGCCCCGGAGAAGCGCTCGCTGGAGGCTTACTTCGCCGTCCAGCCCCGGCCCTCCTCCGAGAAGATCGCCGCCATCGCCGAGAAATTGGACCTCAAAAAGAACGTGGTGCGGGTTTGGTTTTGCAACCAGAGACAGAAGCAGAAACGGATGAAATTTTCCGCCACCTACtag